The DNA sequence TGCTGCAAAATATTTAGCTAAACAAGAATTTAATGGAACTTTAAATCTTTATTTTCAGCCTGCTGAAGAAGGTTTAGGAGGTGCAAATGAAATGATAAAAGATGGCTTGTTTGAAAAATTTGATAGTGACTTTATTTTTGGATGGCATAATATGCCCTTTGGTTCATCAAAAAAATTTTATTTAAAAAAAGGTGCAATGATGGCTTCTTCTGATAGCTATACATTGGAGGTTATTGGCAAAGGAGGACATGGTAGCGCCCCAGAAAAAACTAAAGATCCTATTTATGTAGCTTCTTTATTAGTAATAGCTTTGCAAAGTATAGTATCTAGAAATGTTGCTCCGCAAAATTCAGCTGTTGTAAGTATAGGCTCCTTTAATTCGGGATATGCTTTTAATATTATTCCAGATAATGCTGTTTTAAAAGTTAGCATTAGATCGCTTGATAATGAAACTAGAAAACTAACAGAAGAAAAACTTCATAAAATTTGTCAAGGAATAGCAGATGCAAATGACGTAGAAATTAAAATTTCAAAAGAAATTATAGCCCCTATAACGATTAACAATGATGAGGCGGTGGAATTTGCATCAGAAGTTGCTAAAGAAATTTTTGGCGAAGAAAATTGTGAATTTAACCATCAACCTTTAATGGGAAGTGAAGATTTTGGATTTTTTTGCGAAATGAGAAAATGTGCTTATGCCTTTTTAGAAAATGAAAATGACATATATTTACATAATTCTCATTATATCTTTAACGATGAGCTTTTGCCTAGAGCGGCAAGTTATTATGCTAGTTTAGTTTTAAAATATCTCAAATAGAATCTGATATTTCAAGTATAATTTCTTCTTTCAAGCCTTTAATTTGAATTTCTTTGAGCTTAAGGTTTGATGGAAGATTATCTAATACTTCTTGATTTTTTTTAGCTTTTATATTTGCACACAAAGCAAGTAAAATTCCTCTATAAGCTTTTGCAAAATGACTAACTACTTTTCCATTTTTTATAAATTTATAGGTAAAAAATTTCTTTTTAGGAATGTAAAATTTATCATAAAATCCTGCTCTTAAATCAAGAATTTCTTCATTTTTTAAATACTCATCTAAAGCATTGCTAAAATACTCTTTATAAAATTTTTCTATATTAAAATTTCCAAGTTTTTTGCCTTGTTTAAATTTGTAAAAAGGAAGAGTATCGCTAGCCTTTACAACTCCAAAAAGATTGGAAAATATAAGGGTATTTTCTAAGATATAGTTTTGGCTTTCAAGATTTAAAGAATTAAATTTCAGATATTCGTAACTCACGCCATTATAAAGTGTTATGGCGCTTTGAGTGGAAGCTTTTCTTAAATCGTGTTTGAATTTGTTTATTTCACTCTCATTTTTTATCCCAAAAAGTTCTTTTAAATCCTCTAAATTGCAATCTTGAATATATTTTTCATATTTATCTAGAGCTTGCATTCTATAAGCAAATAATTCTTTAAATATGAATGAATTTTCATTAATCGGTTTTTGCGTACAATTTTCATCTTTTCCTTCACTCGGAGAAAATAAAATTTTCATAATAATCCTTTTAGAACATTAAAATGGAGTTTTTCTCCATTTTAATATGGTAATCCATAAATAGAATTATTAAACATCATTGTTAAGTCAGTAAAGTCTATTCCATTGATAGTTATTTTTTTTATAATCTTTGCTTGTTCTTGAGGATATGTGCTTAAAGGAATATCTTTAAAAAATACTTCTATATTAAGTTTATAAGTTGGATCTTGAGTAATTTTTTCGAGTGCTTGCAAAGCTTTGTCAATTATTAAAGTTTGTTTTTCATCTTTACTTTGATCTTTGGCTATTTTAAGTATAGAATTAGCCATTTCAATATAGTCTTTAAAAACTTCTTTTGTATCCAAAGACAACGTGAGTTTTGCATCGTGAATAATAATATTTTCTTGTATTTGAGGAAGTATAGATTTAAAATTATCAATACTTGTGTTATTTTCATCAATATTTTTAATTGAAAGCGAATTTGTATCGTACTTAAGCCCTAGAGAATCCAATATATCTAAGAATTTAGATTTATAATCTAGATTAATATTAAGGTTGAAATTGAGTTGATTATTACCTTGGACATTAAAACTGAAAAGATAATTATAATTTTCATCATTCTTTTTAGAATTTAAATTTTTAAATGATATTGTAAAAGGATTGGAAATTAGTTCTTTAAGATAATCATTTATTTTTTGATTTTTATTTAAATGTATTTTGTTTATTTGATCAATTATTTCATCGCTTAATTTTAAGTTTTTTAAGATAATTTCATCTTGTAATTTTTCATTTTTAGAAAGTAAAAAATTTAATAATTCTTGAAAAGAAATAAGTTCTTTTTTATCTCCTGTATAAATTTCATTGGATTTATATTCTATATTTTCAATTTCAAATATTTTTTTATGATTAGGATCAAAAACTTCTAAATTAGGGCTCATGCACTTTATAGAATTGCCATCGCTTTGGCATTTAAAATCATTGAATTTAAAAAAGTCTTTAGTTAAATTTTGTTCCTCTTTAATTTGTGTATTTAAGGTATTTTCATATTTTTTTACGATAGATTGATCTAGTGAATTATCACTACATGCCACAAATAAAGCTAAACTTGCACCAAGCATGAGATTTTTTTTCATAATTTTCCTTATTTTTATTTTTTTTAAAATAAAATTATAACAATAAACTTTTAGATTTCATGTAAAAAACAGAATAAAAAATTAAAAATTTTTAAGTA is a window from the Campylobacter sp. RM10537 genome containing:
- a CDS encoding JlpA family lipoprotein adhesin, encoding MKKNLMLGASLALFVACSDNSLDQSIVKKYENTLNTQIKEEQNLTKDFFKFNDFKCQSDGNSIKCMSPNLEVFDPNHKKIFEIENIEYKSNEIYTGDKKELISFQELLNFLLSKNEKLQDEIILKNLKLSDEIIDQINKIHLNKNQKINDYLKELISNPFTISFKNLNSKKNDENYNYLFSFNVQGNNQLNFNLNINLDYKSKFLDILDSLGLKYDTNSLSIKNIDENNTSIDNFKSILPQIQENIIIHDAKLTLSLDTKEVFKDYIEMANSILKIAKDQSKDEKQTLIIDKALQALEKITQDPTYKLNIEVFFKDIPLSTYPQEQAKIIKKITINGIDFTDLTMMFNNSIYGLPY
- a CDS encoding M20 aminoacylase family protein, coding for MKLIPEIVDLKDEFVKIRHQIHENPELGFDEIQTARLVAKKLKDFGYEVYEGIGKTGVVGVLKKGNNDKKIGLRADMDALPMQECAQVDYKSKKENIMHACGHDGHTSSLLLAAKYLAKQEFNGTLNLYFQPAEEGLGGANEMIKDGLFEKFDSDFIFGWHNMPFGSSKKFYLKKGAMMASSDSYTLEVIGKGGHGSAPEKTKDPIYVASLLVIALQSIVSRNVAPQNSAVVSIGSFNSGYAFNIIPDNAVLKVSIRSLDNETRKLTEEKLHKICQGIADANDVEIKISKEIIAPITINNDEAVEFASEVAKEIFGEENCEFNHQPLMGSEDFGFFCEMRKCAYAFLENENDIYLHNSHYIFNDELLPRAASYYASLVLKYLK
- a CDS encoding YaaA family protein; the protein is MKILFSPSEGKDENCTQKPINENSFIFKELFAYRMQALDKYEKYIQDCNLEDLKELFGIKNESEINKFKHDLRKASTQSAITLYNGVSYEYLKFNSLNLESQNYILENTLIFSNLFGVVKASDTLPFYKFKQGKKLGNFNIEKFYKEYFSNALDEYLKNEEILDLRAGFYDKFYIPKKKFFTYKFIKNGKVVSHFAKAYRGILLALCANIKAKKNQEVLDNLPSNLKLKEIQIKGLKEEIILEISDSI